One genomic segment of Paraburkholderia caffeinilytica includes these proteins:
- the gyrB gene encoding DNA topoisomerase (ATP-hydrolyzing) subunit B: protein MTETNNSQPDNSYGASSIQILEGLEAVRKRPGMYIGDTSDGTGLHHLVFEVLDNSIDEALAGHCNDIQVIIHADNSISITDNGRGVPTGLKMDDKHDPKRSAAEIVMTELHAGGKFDQNSYKVSGGLHGVGVSCVNALSAWLRLTIRRDGKKHFMEFHRGVPQNRLIEEIDGVAVSPIQVIGDTENRGTEVHFLADDTIFGNVEYHYDILAKRIRELSFLNNGVRIKLTDQRTGKEEDFAFVGGVKGFVEYINKNKAVLHPNIFHISGEKDGVGVEVAMQWNDSYNENVLCFTNNIPQRDGGTHLTGLRAAMTRVLNKYINDHEVAKKAKVETSGDDMREGLSCVLSVKVPEPKFSAQTKDKLVSSEVRAPVEDVVAKALEEFLLETPNDAKIICGKIVDAARARDAARKAREMTRRKGVLDGVGLPGKLADCQEKDPAKSEIYIVEGDSAGGSAKQGRDRKFQAILPLRGKVLNVEKARYDKLLSSEQIVTLITALGCGIGKEDYNLDKLRYHRIIIMTDADVDGAHIRTLLLTFFYRQMPDMIERGYIYIAQPPLFKIKAGKDERYLKDEAEVNAHILKLALQGSELLASEGATPITGDALGELARAYLLAQAVVNRLSRLYDAGALEAVMDGVVIDLSSEEAAAVSAAALEAKLRDDALKPEVKVTTMYDPVRELRSLRVARTHHGNQKISVLDQDFQLTADYQQLINTANTFKGLIGTGAVIKRGERSMAVTDFKSAMKWLLADAERNISKQRYKGLGEMNPGQLWETTMDPTVRRLLRVQIEDAIAADGIFTTLMGDDVEPRRAFIESNALRAGNIDV from the coding sequence ATGACTGAAACGAACAATTCGCAACCCGATAACAGCTACGGCGCCTCCTCGATTCAGATCCTCGAAGGTCTGGAGGCGGTGCGCAAGCGGCCGGGGATGTACATCGGGGATACGTCAGACGGGACCGGTTTGCATCACCTCGTATTCGAAGTGCTGGACAACTCGATCGACGAAGCGTTGGCGGGGCATTGCAACGACATCCAGGTGATCATCCACGCGGACAACTCGATTTCCATCACCGACAACGGCCGTGGTGTGCCGACCGGCCTGAAGATGGACGACAAGCACGATCCGAAGCGCAGCGCCGCTGAAATCGTGATGACCGAGCTGCACGCCGGCGGCAAGTTCGACCAGAACAGCTACAAGGTGTCCGGCGGCCTGCACGGCGTGGGCGTGTCATGCGTGAACGCGCTCTCGGCATGGCTGCGCCTCACGATTCGTCGCGACGGCAAGAAGCACTTCATGGAATTCCACCGTGGCGTGCCGCAGAACCGCCTCATCGAGGAGATCGATGGCGTGGCCGTCTCGCCGATTCAGGTGATCGGCGACACCGAAAACCGCGGCACCGAAGTGCACTTCCTGGCGGACGACACGATCTTCGGCAATGTCGAATATCACTATGACATCCTGGCCAAGCGGATTCGCGAACTGTCGTTCCTGAATAACGGCGTGCGCATCAAGCTGACCGACCAGCGCACGGGCAAGGAAGAAGATTTCGCGTTCGTGGGCGGCGTGAAGGGTTTTGTTGAGTACATCAACAAGAACAAGGCCGTCCTGCACCCGAACATTTTCCACATCAGCGGCGAGAAAGACGGCGTGGGCGTGGAAGTGGCGATGCAGTGGAACGACAGCTACAACGAAAACGTGCTGTGCTTCACGAACAACATTCCGCAGCGCGACGGCGGCACCCACCTGACCGGGTTGCGTGCGGCGATGACGCGCGTGTTGAACAAGTACATCAACGATCACGAAGTCGCGAAGAAAGCCAAGGTCGAGACGTCCGGCGACGACATGCGCGAAGGGCTCTCGTGCGTGCTGTCGGTGAAGGTGCCGGAGCCGAAGTTCAGCGCGCAGACCAAGGACAAGCTGGTGTCGTCGGAAGTGCGCGCGCCGGTGGAGGACGTGGTCGCGAAGGCGCTCGAAGAATTCCTGCTGGAAACGCCGAACGACGCGAAGATCATTTGCGGCAAGATTGTTGATGCGGCGCGGGCGCGGGATGCGGCTCGGAAGGCGCGTGAAATGACGCGTCGGAAGGGTGTTCTGGATGGGGTTGGGTTGCCTGGGAAGCTGGCGGATTGCCAGGAGAAGGACCCGGCGAAGTCGGAAATTTATATCGTCGAGGGCGACTCGGCAGGCGGCTCGGCGAAGCAGGGCCGGGATCGGAAGTTTCAGGCGATCTTGCCGCTGCGCGGCAAGGTGCTCAACGTGGAGAAGGCGCGCTATGACAAGCTGCTTTCTTCGGAGCAGATTGTGACGTTGATTACGGCGTTGGGTTGCGGCATCGGCAAGGAAGACTACAACCTCGACAAGCTGCGTTATCACCGCATCATCATCATGACCGATGCTGACGTGGACGGCGCGCACATCCGCACGCTGCTGCTGACGTTCTTCTATCGTCAGATGCCGGACATGATCGAGCGTGGGTATATCTATATCGCGCAGCCGCCGCTGTTCAAGATCAAGGCGGGTAAGGATGAGCGGTATTTGAAGGATGAGGCTGAGGTTAATGCTCACATTTTGAAGCTGGCGTTGCAGGGGTCGGAGTTGTTGGCTTCTGAAGGTGCTACGCCTATCACCGGCGATGCGTTGGGTGAGTTGGCTCGGGCTTATTTGTTGGCTCAAGCTGTGGTTAACCGACTGAGCCGGTTGTATGACGCTGGGGCGCTTGAGGCTGTGATGGATGGGGTTGTTATTGACCTTTCCTCGGAGGAGGCGGCTGCGGTGTCGGCGGCGGCGCTTGAGGCCAAGTTGCGGGATGATGCGTTGAAGCCGGAGGTTAAGGTCACGACGATGTATGACCCGGTGCGTGAGCTGCGCTCGCTGCGCGTTGCGCGGACTCATCACGGTAATCAGAAGATTTCTGTGTTGGATCAGGATTTTCAGCTCACTGCTGATTACCAGCAGCTGATCAATACCGCGAATACGTTTAAGGGGTTGATTGGGACTGGTGCTGTCATCAAACGCGGCGAGCGGAGTATGGCTGTTACCGACTTCAAGAGCGCTATGAAGTGGTTGCTGGCTGATGCTGAACGCAATATTTCCAAGCAGCGCTATAAGGGGCTCGGTGAGATGAATCCTGGGCAGCTTTGGGAGACTACGATGGATCCGACTGTGCGTCGCTTGCTTCGTGTGCAGATTGAGGATGCTATTGCGGCTGATGGCATCTTTACGACGCTCATGGGGGATGATGTGGAGCCGCGTCGGGCTTTCATTGAGTCGAATGCGTTGAGGGCGGGGAATATTGATGTTTGA
- the dnaN gene encoding DNA polymerase III subunit beta — MQLVKTERDNLLRPLQTVSGIVERRHTLPILANLLITKNGPDVSFLSTDLELQITTRADFGVGGDSVATTVAARKLLDILRAMPDGQVTLTLNDKRLTVQSGKSRFALQTLAADEFPTVAQAKDYGANLVVPQKTFRQLLGMVHFSMAQQDIRYYLNGMLLVVDGDQLMAVATDGHRLAFSSMKIEGSFARQEVIIPRKTILELQRLLEDIDDTLKIDIAPTQVKFTFGQVELVSKLVEGKFPDFQRVIPKSHKNQFVIGREELQRSLQRAAILTSDKFKGVRCIIEPGQLKIMSTNADQEEAQEELEIAYDGDSVDIGFNVTYLLDVLANLKVDMLQVSLGDASSSALITIPENDEFKYVVMPMRI, encoded by the coding sequence ATGCAACTGGTCAAGACCGAACGCGATAACCTCCTCAGGCCGCTGCAAACCGTGAGCGGCATCGTCGAACGCCGCCATACGTTGCCGATCCTCGCCAATTTGCTGATTACCAAGAACGGCCCTGACGTGTCGTTCCTGTCGACCGACCTCGAGTTGCAGATCACCACGCGTGCCGATTTTGGCGTGGGCGGCGATTCGGTCGCGACCACGGTGGCAGCAAGAAAGCTCCTCGACATTCTGCGCGCCATGCCCGACGGGCAGGTCACGCTCACGCTGAACGACAAGCGTTTGACTGTGCAATCCGGCAAGAGCCGCTTTGCGCTGCAAACGCTGGCGGCCGACGAGTTCCCGACCGTCGCTCAGGCTAAAGACTACGGCGCGAATCTGGTGGTTCCCCAGAAAACGTTCCGCCAGTTGCTCGGCATGGTCCATTTTTCGATGGCCCAGCAGGACATCCGCTACTACCTCAACGGCATGCTGCTGGTGGTAGACGGCGACCAGCTGATGGCAGTCGCAACCGACGGCCACCGCCTCGCGTTCTCGTCGATGAAGATTGAAGGCTCGTTCGCGCGTCAGGAAGTGATCATTCCGCGCAAGACGATTCTCGAACTGCAGCGTCTGCTGGAAGACATCGACGACACGCTGAAGATCGACATCGCGCCCACGCAGGTGAAGTTCACCTTCGGCCAGGTCGAACTGGTGTCGAAGCTGGTGGAAGGCAAATTCCCCGACTTCCAGCGCGTGATTCCGAAGTCGCACAAGAATCAGTTCGTGATCGGCCGTGAAGAACTGCAGCGCTCGCTGCAACGCGCCGCGATTCTGACCTCGGACAAATTCAAGGGCGTGCGCTGCATCATCGAGCCGGGCCAGTTGAAGATCATGTCGACCAACGCCGATCAGGAAGAGGCGCAGGAAGAACTGGAAATCGCGTACGACGGCGACAGCGTCGATATCGGGTTCAACGTCACGTATCTGCTCGACGTGCTCGCGAACCTGAAGGTCGACATGTTGCAAGTGAGCCTTGGCGACGCCAGCTCCAGCGCGTTGATCACGATTCCCGAGAACGACGAATTCAAATACGTCGTGATGCCGATGCGCATCTAA